One segment of Marinobacter sediminum DNA contains the following:
- a CDS encoding tetratricopeptide repeat protein, with translation MNRLVVGFICALSLVNQALAQETFRVELGRDGETIGDMRPVFLKFESRPLPAISPAEVARRYQRLFRTSDEPEVRVDALNRLTNIRDQSGQDIGFSVAEEEGIYHQVIDSYESILARGSFSGRLDELLYQMAKAHALTGQTEASIDRLRQLVGLYPKSAFVPEARFRIAESAFSAGEFAEAESGYQALIGSEGIDGLEAKARYMLGWSQFKQGAPAWDRAGKTFLSVLDEFLPTQESLADVNESNVDAIDDTFRVLALMAARRNGAETLLSWLGDAPARHWEYLVFDRLADYYAINGEFNASVAVNRAFVRYAPGHSENPGFMAQIADVWSRAGSQDQLRGAKADYIAMFGSASEYAVLDESDQARWQLFSRQLGDYHYNRAFIASEQGSRSSAVNAFSLAGDYYEALAERLEKDGAVLRLAGDARLQAGQYGAALADFRSAAYETDEYSEASDAGWAAVALLRDGVDGAKQKEGFAPDLTAFSTEADRFASRFPEDTRLPGLMADLATRWFSSDNGALALEYGQKAIGNDRASSSERYAGWIVTAKVRQRRGEFGLAERAWKQALDFIETGTVEDLESDAKDSVLQQLATVIYRQGEQDAEAGRVDASVSHFRRIEAVLPGSAIAVQGRFDAANTLLKASELVAAIDELKQFRNDFPEHPLTGRVSDKLVYAYVSSAQPVRAASELLNASIGAADPWPARLRAAALFHQTGEIKRRNQLYLDYLATNPVPQTAEQHIRLQTMRHRLVESDNEPASWRKALVASELASQWHSEHTLSWAARNSLALGARAAATFSSVELIQPLNESLDRKQKALETARQRFLDAETLGGEAVRSESLYRRAELYRLLARDLMTSSVPGDLNELERMQYQMLLEEEAFPFEEKAIRLHSENHRRITSQGFDAWVSKSLAVLAELNPGRYNRSVRWMSWNREANDGA, from the coding sequence ATGAATCGCCTGGTTGTCGGATTCATCTGCGCATTGTCTCTGGTTAATCAGGCTTTGGCTCAAGAAACATTCCGTGTTGAGTTGGGGCGTGATGGAGAAACCATCGGTGATATGCGCCCGGTTTTTCTCAAGTTTGAGTCGCGTCCGTTGCCCGCTATTTCGCCTGCTGAGGTTGCCCGGCGCTATCAGCGTCTGTTCAGAACTTCTGATGAGCCTGAGGTCCGGGTGGACGCCCTCAATCGTCTGACCAACATCCGGGATCAGTCGGGGCAGGACATTGGATTCTCGGTCGCAGAAGAGGAAGGCATATACCATCAGGTGATCGACAGTTACGAATCGATTCTCGCTCGTGGTTCTTTCAGCGGAAGGCTGGACGAATTGCTCTACCAGATGGCGAAGGCTCACGCACTGACCGGACAGACTGAGGCGTCGATCGACCGGCTCAGGCAACTGGTAGGGCTCTATCCAAAATCGGCCTTTGTTCCGGAGGCCCGGTTCCGGATTGCCGAGTCAGCTTTTTCGGCCGGTGAGTTCGCAGAGGCGGAATCCGGATATCAGGCGCTGATCGGCTCGGAAGGCATTGACGGCCTGGAAGCCAAGGCGCGCTACATGCTGGGCTGGAGCCAGTTCAAACAGGGGGCCCCAGCCTGGGACCGTGCCGGTAAGACGTTTCTTTCCGTTCTCGACGAGTTCCTGCCAACGCAGGAAAGTCTTGCCGACGTGAATGAGTCCAATGTCGATGCGATTGACGATACCTTCCGGGTCCTCGCGTTGATGGCGGCCCGGCGCAATGGTGCCGAAACCCTCCTGTCCTGGCTTGGCGATGCGCCTGCGCGGCATTGGGAGTACCTTGTTTTCGACAGGCTGGCTGACTACTACGCGATCAATGGAGAATTTAATGCGAGTGTCGCGGTCAACCGTGCTTTTGTTCGCTATGCGCCAGGGCATTCCGAAAACCCGGGGTTCATGGCCCAGATTGCTGATGTCTGGAGCCGGGCAGGGTCGCAAGACCAACTTCGGGGAGCGAAGGCGGACTATATCGCAATGTTCGGAAGCGCCAGCGAATATGCTGTCCTTGACGAATCTGACCAGGCGCGTTGGCAACTGTTCAGCCGGCAGTTGGGCGATTACCACTACAATCGGGCGTTTATTGCCTCTGAACAGGGCAGTCGCAGCTCGGCCGTCAATGCCTTTTCGCTGGCGGGTGATTATTATGAGGCTCTGGCAGAGCGCCTGGAAAAGGACGGTGCCGTGCTGCGCCTGGCGGGTGATGCCCGACTGCAAGCTGGGCAGTATGGAGCAGCGTTGGCGGATTTCAGGTCGGCTGCCTACGAAACTGACGAGTATTCAGAGGCTTCAGATGCCGGGTGGGCCGCCGTTGCCCTGCTTCGTGACGGGGTTGATGGCGCTAAACAGAAGGAGGGGTTTGCACCGGATTTGACGGCGTTCTCGACCGAGGCTGACCGTTTCGCCAGCCGATTCCCTGAAGATACTCGCCTGCCGGGTTTGATGGCAGACCTTGCGACCCGATGGTTCTCTTCAGATAACGGAGCCCTTGCTCTGGAGTATGGTCAAAAAGCGATTGGGAATGATCGGGCCTCATCGTCTGAGCGGTATGCTGGCTGGATCGTGACGGCCAAAGTCAGGCAACGCCGGGGAGAGTTCGGATTGGCAGAACGTGCCTGGAAACAGGCACTGGACTTTATTGAAACAGGAACCGTTGAGGACCTGGAATCCGATGCGAAAGACTCCGTCCTGCAGCAGCTCGCGACCGTTATTTACCGACAGGGTGAGCAGGATGCGGAAGCCGGTAGAGTCGACGCATCTGTAAGTCATTTCCGAAGAATAGAAGCGGTACTTCCCGGCTCAGCCATTGCTGTTCAGGGGCGCTTTGATGCTGCCAACACTCTTCTGAAAGCATCCGAGCTGGTTGCAGCCATCGACGAATTAAAACAATTCCGTAATGACTTTCCGGAGCATCCGCTTACTGGCAGGGTCAGTGACAAACTGGTTTATGCCTATGTTTCCTCTGCCCAGCCGGTTCGTGCAGCTTCTGAACTTCTGAATGCATCCATCGGTGCTGCTGATCCCTGGCCGGCCCGGCTCAGGGCTGCGGCACTGTTCCATCAAACGGGTGAAATCAAGAGACGTAACCAGCTTTATCTGGACTATCTCGCTACCAATCCTGTCCCACAAACTGCCGAGCAGCACATCCGGTTGCAGACCATGCGCCACCGTTTGGTCGAATCTGATAACGAACCTGCGAGCTGGCGCAAGGCTCTGGTCGCCAGCGAGCTTGCCAGTCAATGGCATTCCGAACACACGCTCTCCTGGGCTGCACGGAATTCGCTCGCGCTGGGAGCGAGGGCAGCAGCAACCTTTAGCAGTGTGGAGTTAATCCAGCCCCTGAATGAATCCCTGGATCGGAAGCAGAAGGCTCTCGAGACAGCCCGGCAGAGATTCCTGGACGCTGAAACCCTGGGCGGGGAAGCGGTCCGCTCTGAGTCCCTGTACCGTCGTGCCGAGCTCTATCGGTTGCTCGCTCGCGACCTGATGACGTCGTCTGTACCGGGGGACCTTAACGAGCTTGAACGTATGCAGTATCAGATGTTGCTTGAAGAAGAGGCCTTTCCATTTGAGGAAAAGGCAATCCGATTACATTCAGAGAATCACCGGCGCATTACGTCTCAGGGATTTGACGCCTGGGTCAGTAAGAGTCTGGCAGTTTTGGCGGAGCTCAATCCCGGCCGTTACAACCGTTCGGTCCGCTGGATGAGCTGGAATAGGGAGGCCAACGATGGTGCCTGA
- a CDS encoding tetratricopeptide repeat protein codes for MKYALEGKRAYEQGRNMAAVEAWHQAFELNPEDAVTVNNLALLLKEEHRFEEAVRLLEAGLQYSPDVAQLHYNLAVIAELYLLDLEKALVHYEEYREISGAGDKTVAGWIADLQRRLD; via the coding sequence ATGAAATACGCCCTTGAAGGCAAGCGGGCCTATGAGCAGGGTCGCAATATGGCCGCCGTAGAGGCCTGGCATCAGGCATTTGAGCTGAATCCGGAAGATGCAGTCACCGTGAACAACCTCGCCTTACTCCTTAAGGAAGAACATCGCTTTGAAGAAGCCGTGCGTTTATTGGAAGCCGGTTTGCAGTATTCGCCCGACGTTGCCCAGCTGCATTACAACCTTGCGGTGATTGCCGAGCTTTATTTGCTGGATCTTGAGAAGGCACTGGTGCACTACGAGGAATACCGGGAGATTAGTGGTGCCGGGGATAAAACCGTGGCGGGCTGGATTGCGGACCTGCAGCGGAGGCTGGATTAA
- a CDS encoding MotA/TolQ/ExbB proton channel family protein, whose translation MLDTMVRFFQEGGPFMYPIAVVLAIGLAITLERFFYLAAVRHRNRTAFEKGILPLLQRRDYRQAMKAASNSDSAIASIMGAGIGRLLNNSRREDIEYAMEEGLMEVLPRLEKRTQYLATLANIATLLGLLGTIIGLISAFTAVAAADPSQKASLLSESISVAMNTTAFGLMSAIPMLMFHAVLQTRTNEIVDSFEMAGVKLLNIVSDPTNQSAAA comes from the coding sequence ATGCTGGATACAATGGTACGGTTTTTCCAGGAAGGTGGGCCCTTCATGTACCCCATCGCCGTGGTCCTTGCGATCGGATTGGCAATAACCCTCGAGCGCTTTTTCTATCTTGCAGCGGTTCGGCACCGAAACCGCACCGCGTTTGAGAAAGGGATTTTACCGCTCTTGCAGAGAAGGGATTATCGGCAGGCAATGAAAGCCGCCAGTAACTCGGACAGTGCCATCGCCTCCATCATGGGTGCCGGAATTGGTCGACTCCTTAATAACAGTCGCCGGGAAGACATTGAGTATGCAATGGAGGAGGGCCTGATGGAGGTGCTTCCCCGGCTGGAAAAACGCACGCAGTACTTGGCCACGCTCGCCAATATTGCAACGTTGCTAGGACTGCTGGGCACCATTATCGGTCTGATTTCTGCCTTCACCGCAGTTGCGGCGGCTGACCCTTCCCAGAAGGCCAGCCTGCTTTCCGAAAGCATTTCTGTGGCCATGAACACTACCGCCTTCGGCTTGATGTCGGCGATCCCTATGCTGATGTTTCACGCAGTCCTGCAAACCCGCACCAACGAAATCGTGGACAGCTTCGAAATGGCGGGCGTGAAGTTACTCAATATAGTTTCTGACCCGACGAATCAGAGCGCAGCAGCGTGA
- a CDS encoding ExbD/TolR family protein, with amino-acid sequence MRRRHRKSSRSPELDITAFMNLMIVLVPVLLLGMVFSQVRTIELNFPGMEAGEAPASEELNLIVTLIPAGIEVADSNRGVIRVLPVNGAEQDFESLRTVLKQIKKRVPDKTDVTLEVGPDIDYQTLVKAMDTVRSYPAVVAASVVEGELFPDVSLMDAPEDRPLAAVNPAHNREGA; translated from the coding sequence ATGAGACGCCGACATCGAAAATCCAGCCGTTCCCCCGAACTGGACATTACAGCCTTTATGAATCTGATGATTGTGCTGGTGCCGGTTTTGCTTCTGGGAATGGTGTTCAGCCAGGTGCGCACAATTGAGCTTAACTTTCCTGGCATGGAGGCAGGAGAGGCTCCGGCCTCTGAGGAACTGAATCTGATCGTGACCCTGATACCGGCAGGGATTGAGGTGGCTGACAGTAACCGCGGCGTTATCCGGGTTTTACCGGTTAATGGCGCCGAACAGGACTTTGAGAGCCTCAGGACTGTGCTCAAACAGATCAAAAAACGTGTGCCGGATAAGACCGACGTCACCCTCGAGGTCGGGCCGGATATCGACTACCAGACCCTGGTAAAGGCCATGGACACGGTTCGCTCTTATCCGGCGGTGGTTGCTGCAAGCGTGGTTGAGGGGGAGTTGTTTCCGGATGTGTCACTGATGGATGCGCCGGAGGATCGCCCTTTGGCTGCTGTGAATCCGGCGCATAACCGGGAGGGCGCATGA
- a CDS encoding ExbD/TolR family protein: protein MKKSRRARRVQRHYGRMHRTGGLNLVSLMDIFTILVFFLMVNSSDVKVMQNTADVPLPKSTSENEAVENLTVQVNGGSILVQGREVARIEGIEVGDSHIAGLSDELAYRRARRSGVPEQGLEITIMAGRDTDYRLLRKIMQTCVDEQFRQVRLAVEAEVRNG, encoded by the coding sequence ATGAAAAAGTCGCGGAGAGCCCGGAGAGTTCAACGGCATTATGGCCGAATGCACAGGACCGGTGGCCTGAATCTGGTTTCGCTAATGGATATCTTCACCATCCTGGTGTTCTTCCTGATGGTTAACTCTTCTGATGTAAAGGTAATGCAGAATACCGCGGATGTGCCCTTGCCGAAGTCCACATCTGAAAACGAAGCCGTGGAGAATCTGACGGTTCAGGTGAATGGCGGATCAATCCTGGTTCAGGGTCGTGAAGTCGCCCGTATTGAAGGTATCGAGGTGGGCGATTCCCATATTGCGGGTTTGTCTGATGAGCTTGCCTATCGCAGAGCCCGTCGGTCCGGGGTTCCGGAGCAGGGACTCGAAATCACCATCATGGCGGGCCGTGATACGGATTACCGGTTGTTGCGCAAGATTATGCAAACCTGTGTAGACGAGCAGTTCCGTCAGGTTCGGCTTGCGGTCGAGGCGGAGGTGCGTAATGGCTGA
- a CDS encoding AgmX/PglI C-terminal domain-containing protein produces MAEPQKEMGASPGLPWSADAGERRRFGVILGLTLIVFVPPAFLIPTLEVPEIERSEAEKVPPQLARLIERPKPPAQPEKIQPGREPEPKPEPEAEPEPEVTTPSPDLPEPQLAQPEQDPEPVQNAPERQTVEQAREKASSSGLLAMKDRLASLRASKPAPAKRLQANAGAEGLSGDPVVTESETALQGSGGVEDADAPRARVAVDSHQVKQVKPTSEPVRKVAGAKAPKPSAGERAMSNIRKVFATQKTALYSLYRRELRQDPTLAGKVLLELVIEPDGSVSACDVVNSELENPALERRIAMRVRLFNFGSDNVEARKVRFPVDFLPG; encoded by the coding sequence ATGGCTGAACCCCAAAAGGAAATGGGGGCGTCACCCGGTTTACCCTGGAGCGCAGACGCCGGAGAAAGGCGTCGGTTTGGCGTGATTCTCGGGTTAACCCTCATCGTTTTTGTGCCACCCGCGTTCCTCATTCCGACACTTGAGGTGCCCGAAATTGAACGCTCGGAGGCTGAAAAGGTCCCGCCACAGCTTGCGCGTTTGATTGAGCGGCCCAAACCTCCGGCGCAGCCTGAGAAAATACAGCCGGGGCGGGAACCAGAACCAAAACCGGAACCGGAAGCGGAACCGGAACCTGAAGTAACAACGCCTTCCCCTGATTTGCCTGAGCCCCAACTGGCTCAGCCGGAGCAAGATCCCGAACCTGTTCAGAACGCACCTGAACGACAGACTGTTGAGCAGGCTCGTGAAAAGGCGTCCAGTTCAGGCCTGCTGGCGATGAAAGACCGGTTGGCGTCCTTGAGGGCATCCAAGCCAGCACCAGCCAAGCGCTTACAGGCAAATGCTGGTGCCGAGGGACTTTCTGGAGACCCGGTTGTTACAGAGTCCGAGACTGCATTGCAGGGTAGTGGAGGGGTTGAGGATGCTGACGCCCCCCGTGCCCGGGTAGCGGTCGACAGCCATCAGGTGAAGCAGGTTAAACCCACATCAGAGCCGGTCCGGAAGGTTGCCGGGGCAAAGGCTCCGAAGCCGTCGGCCGGAGAGAGGGCGATGAGCAACATTCGCAAAGTCTTTGCCACACAGAAAACAGCTCTCTACTCGCTATACCGCCGTGAATTGCGCCAGGATCCGACGCTGGCGGGCAAAGTCTTGCTGGAGCTTGTTATTGAACCGGATGGTTCGGTCTCGGCCTGTGATGTCGTCAATTCGGAGCTGGAGAATCCGGCCCTGGAACGTCGAATTGCCATGAGGGTTCGGCTGTTCAATTTTGGCTCTGACAATGTTGAAGCCAGGAAGGTCCGTTTCCCGGTGGATTTCCTCCCCGGTTAG
- a CDS encoding MaoC/PaaZ C-terminal domain-containing protein has translation MSDTLDTLENITYDELNEGDTATFTRTLSEDELVLFAAVSGDVNPVHLDSEFAARSMFKERIAHGMWSGSLISAALATVMPGPGTIYLEQNLSFKRPVKLDDTLTVTLTVLRKEPRNRVVVQCDVRNQNNRQVVGGEAKVIAPTEKVSLHKPRLPKITIEA, from the coding sequence ATGAGCGACACCCTTGATACTCTTGAAAATATTACCTATGACGAGCTGAATGAGGGTGACACTGCAACCTTCACGCGCACACTTTCAGAAGACGAGCTCGTCCTTTTCGCTGCGGTGTCAGGCGACGTAAATCCGGTGCACCTGGATTCCGAATTTGCCGCCAGGTCCATGTTCAAGGAGCGTATTGCGCACGGAATGTGGAGCGGTTCGCTGATCTCGGCAGCACTGGCAACCGTTATGCCGGGGCCTGGCACAATTTATCTGGAGCAAAACCTCAGTTTCAAACGCCCGGTAAAACTGGATGACACACTTACTGTGACGCTTACCGTTTTGCGAAAGGAGCCCAGGAACCGGGTCGTGGTCCAATGCGATGTGCGTAACCAGAATAACCGACAGGTCGTTGGTGGCGAGGCAAAGGTCATCGCGCCAACCGAGAAGGTGTCACTTCATAAACCGCGCCTGCCAAAAATCACCATCGAAGCGTGA
- a CDS encoding AMP-binding protein gives MDFEQFYQDKYPAGVPREVDLNKYKSMVDVFEQAVKKYADRPAFSAVGATLTYRDLDTQSRNFAAWLQNKTDLKPGDRIAVQMPNISQYPVVVFGAMRAGLIVVNTNPLYTTREMEHQFNDSGAKALVVLANMAENAEKVLPQTGIEHVIVTEIADMHSPIKRTLMNAMVKHVKKMVPPFNIPQAHKLPAVLSAGAREKFTPVDCKQDDIAVLQYTGGTTGVAKGAMLTHGNLVANLLQVRPMMEDTVQDGKEVVIAPLPLYHIYSFTLNCGIMLEAGAHNVLIPNPRDIAGFVKELKNHKFTAFLGLNTLFVALCNNEEFQDLDFTSLKLTSSGGMALTSDTAKMWQRVTGCEVAEGFGMTETSPVVTFNPQSAIQLGTIGLPIPSTQVKTIDDEGNETPLGEPGELCVKGPQVMRGYWQRPEDTRKSFTDDGFLKTGDIALIQEDGFIRIVDRKKDMIIVSGFNVFPNEIEDVVSGHPKVVECAAVGISDAKSGEAVKVYLVPTAEGVSENELKEFCRERLTAYKVPKHFEFREELPKTNVGKILRRELRDEANNK, from the coding sequence ATGGATTTTGAGCAGTTCTATCAGGATAAATACCCCGCCGGCGTGCCGCGCGAGGTCGACCTGAACAAGTACAAGAGCATGGTGGATGTGTTCGAGCAGGCCGTAAAGAAGTATGCGGACCGCCCGGCCTTCAGTGCTGTTGGCGCAACTCTCACTTACCGTGACCTGGACACTCAGAGTCGCAACTTTGCGGCATGGCTGCAAAACAAGACCGATCTCAAGCCTGGAGACCGGATTGCGGTGCAGATGCCAAACATCAGCCAGTATCCTGTTGTCGTGTTCGGTGCCATGCGCGCGGGCCTGATTGTGGTGAACACCAACCCGCTGTATACAACGCGTGAAATGGAACACCAGTTCAACGATTCTGGTGCCAAGGCACTGGTCGTTTTGGCCAATATGGCGGAGAACGCTGAAAAGGTTCTGCCCCAAACCGGCATTGAGCACGTGATCGTGACGGAAATCGCGGACATGCATTCGCCTATCAAGCGGACTCTGATGAATGCAATGGTCAAGCACGTCAAGAAAATGGTGCCTCCTTTTAACATCCCGCAGGCACACAAGTTGCCGGCTGTGCTCAGCGCCGGTGCCCGTGAAAAATTTACACCGGTTGATTGCAAGCAGGATGATATCGCTGTTCTCCAGTACACCGGTGGCACAACAGGCGTTGCCAAAGGCGCTATGCTGACCCATGGCAACCTGGTGGCAAACCTGCTCCAGGTTCGTCCAATGATGGAAGATACTGTGCAGGACGGTAAGGAAGTGGTGATTGCGCCACTGCCGCTGTATCACATCTATTCCTTTACCCTGAACTGCGGGATCATGCTGGAAGCCGGAGCGCACAACGTTCTGATTCCAAATCCACGTGACATTGCGGGTTTTGTGAAGGAGCTGAAAAACCACAAATTCACGGCCTTCCTGGGCTTGAACACACTGTTCGTTGCGCTGTGCAATAACGAAGAATTTCAGGACCTGGATTTCACAAGTCTGAAACTGACGTCTTCCGGCGGCATGGCGCTGACCAGCGACACCGCCAAAATGTGGCAGCGAGTAACCGGCTGTGAGGTTGCCGAAGGTTTCGGCATGACAGAGACCTCACCGGTTGTCACCTTCAACCCACAGAGCGCCATACAGTTGGGCACTATTGGTCTGCCAATACCGTCAACCCAGGTGAAGACCATTGACGACGAAGGTAATGAAACACCCCTGGGTGAGCCGGGCGAGCTCTGCGTTAAGGGGCCCCAGGTGATGCGCGGCTACTGGCAGCGTCCTGAAGATACCCGGAAGTCCTTTACTGACGATGGCTTCTTGAAAACCGGTGATATTGCATTGATTCAGGAAGACGGGTTTATCCGCATTGTCGACCGGAAAAAAGACATGATCATTGTGTCCGGCTTCAATGTATTCCCGAATGAAATCGAGGACGTGGTAAGCGGTCACCCGAAGGTTGTTGAGTGTGCCGCGGTCGGTATTTCGGATGCCAAGAGTGGTGAAGCAGTCAAGGTTTACCTGGTCCCCACGGCTGAGGGTGTTTCTGAAAACGAACTGAAGGAATTCTGTCGGGAACGCCTGACCGCCTACAAGGTTCCGAAACACTTCGAATTCCGTGAGGAGTTGCCCAAGACCAATGTGGGCAAGATTCTGCGTCGTGAACTGCGTGATGAAGCCAACAACAAGTAA